A portion of the Bactrocera neohumeralis isolate Rockhampton chromosome 2, APGP_CSIRO_Bneo_wtdbg2-racon-allhic-juicebox.fasta_v2, whole genome shotgun sequence genome contains these proteins:
- the LOC126765327 gene encoding larval cuticle protein A2B-like translates to MAFKFVFALAFVAVASAGYAPIAPVYHAAPAVAVHAAPVAVAQKVVVKSEEYDPHPQYKFSYGVDDKLTGDSKSQVEERDGDVVHGEYSLIDADGYKRTVQYSADPINGFNAVVNREPLVKAVAVAPVVKTVAPVAHYSAPVAHYAAPVAHYAAPVAHYSAPAVVKTVAPVAHYAAPVAHYAAPAAHYASYAAPAVVKYHH, encoded by the exons atggcaTTCAAG TTTGTATTCGCACTCGCTTTCGTCGCTGTTGCCAGCGCTGGCTACGCACCCATTGCTCCAGTTTACCATGCCGCACCAGCCGTCGCCGTGCACGCAGCACCTGTGGCTGTAGCCCAAAAAGTTGTTGTGAAGTCGGAGGAATACGATCCTCATCCTCAATACAAATTCTCTTATGGCGTTGATGACAAACTCACCGGTGATTCAAAAAGCCAAGTTGAGGAACGTGATGGTGATGTGGTTCATGGTGAATACTCTCTCATTGACGCTGATGGTTACAAACGCACTGTTCAGTACTCTGCTGATCCCATCAATGGTTTCAACGCCGTCGTGAACCGTGAACCTCTCGTAAAAGCTGTTGCCGTCGCTCCAGTTGTAAAGACTGTTGCTCCAGTTGCCCACTACTCCGCTCCAGTTGCTCACTACGCTGCTCCAGTTGCCCACTACGCCGCTCCAGTCGCTCACTACTCAGCCCCCGCCGTGGTCAAGACCGTTGCCCCCGTAGCTCATTATGCTGCCCCAGTGGCTCACTATGCCGCTCCAGCTGCCCATTATGCATCATATGCTGCCCCCGCAGTCGTCAAATACCATCATTAA
- the LOC126765152 gene encoding cuticle protein 19.8-like, giving the protein MAFKFVFAFAFVAAASAGYLPVAPVYHAAPAVAVHAAPVAVAQKVVVKSEEYDPHPQYKFSYGVDDKLTGDSKSQVEERDGDVVHGEYSLIDADGYKRTVQYSADPINGFNAVVNREPLVKAVAVAPVVKTVAPVAHYAAPVAHYAAPVTHYSAPAVVKTVAPVAHYAAPVAHYAAPAAHYTSYAAPAVATYFHAAPAVAVHAAPVAVAQKVVVKSEEYDPHPQYKFSYGVDDKLTGDSKSQVEERDGDVVHGEYSLIDADGYKRTVQYTSDPVNGFNAVVNREPLVKAVAVAPVVKTVAPVAHYAAPAVHYAAPVAHYSAPAVVKTVAPVAHYAAPVAHYAAPAAHYTSYAAPAVNYHH; this is encoded by the exons ATGGCATTCAAG TTTGTATTCGCATTCGCTTTCGTCGCCGCGGCCAGCGCTGGCTATCTACCCGTTGCTCCTGTCTACCATGCCGCACCAGCCGTCGCTGTGCACGCAGCACCTGTGGCCGTAGCCCAAAAGGTCGTTGTGAAATCGGAGGAATACGATCCTCATCCTCAATACAAATTCTCTTATGGCGTTGATGACAAACTTACCGGTGATTCCAAGAGCCAAGTGGAGGAGCGTGATGGTGATGTGGTTCATGGTGAATATTCCCTCATTGATGCTGATGGTTACAAACGCACTGTTCAGTACTCTGCTGATCCCATCAATGGTTTCAACGCCGTCGTGAACCGTGAACCTCTCGTAAAAGCTGTTGCCGTCGCTCCAGTTGTAAAGACTGTTGCTCCAGTTGCCCACTACGCTGCTCCAGTGGCTCACTATGCCGCGCCAGTTACTCACTACTCAGCCCCTGCTGTTGTCAAGACTGTTGCCCCCGTAGCTCATTATGCTGCCCCAGTGGCTCACTACGCCGCTCCAGCTGCCCATTACACTTCTTATGCCGCTCCAGCAGTC GCAACCTACTTC CACGCCGCACCTGCCGTCGCCGTGCACGCAGCACCTGTGGCTGTAGCCCAAAAAGTCGTTGTGAAATCGGAGGAATACGATCCTCATCCTCAATACAAATTCTCTTATGGCGTTGATGACAAACTCACCGGTGATTCCAAGAGCCAAGTGGAGGAACGTGATGGTGATGTGGTTCATGGTGAATACTCTCTCATTGATGCTGATGGTTACAAACGCACCGTCCAGTACACTTCGGATCCCGTGAACGGTTTCAACGCCGTCGTGAACCGTGAACCTCTTGTAAAAGCTGTTGCCGTCGCTCCAGTTGTAAAGACCGTTGCCCCAGTTGCCCACTATGCTGCTCCTGCTGTTCACTACGCTGCTCCAGTTGCTCACTACTCAGCTCCTGCTGTGGTCAAGACTGTTGCCCCCGTAGCTCATTATGCTGCCCCAGTGGCTCACTACGCCGCTCCAGCTGCCCATTATACTTCTTATGCCGCTCCAGCAGTCAATTACCATCACTAA
- the LOC126765336 gene encoding larval cuticle protein A2B-like, whose translation MAFKFVFALAFVAAASAGYIPAAPVYHAAPAVAVHAAPVAVAQKVVVKSEEYDPHPQYKFSYGVDDKLTGDSKSQVEERDGDVVRGEYSLIDADGYKRTVQYTSDPVNGFNAVVNREPLVKAVAVAPVVKTVAPVAHYAAPVAHYAAPVAHYSAPAVVKTVAPVAHYAAPVAHYAAPAAHYTSYAAPAYHH comes from the exons ATGGCTTTCAAG TTTGTATTCGCACTCGCTTTCGTCGCCGCGGCCAGCGCTGGCTACATACCCGCTGCTCCCGTCTACCACGCCGCACCTGCCGTCGCCGTGCACGCAGCACCTGTGGCTGTAGCCCAAAAGGTTGTTGTGAAATCGGAGGAATACGATCCTCATCCTCAATACAAATTCTCTTATGGCGTTGATGACAAACTCACCGGTGATTCCAAGAGCCAAGTGGAGGAACGTGATGGTGATGTGGTTCGTGGTGAATACTCTCTGATTGATGCTGATGGTTACAAACGCACTGTGCAATACACTTCGGATCCCGTGAACGGTTTCAATGCCGTCGTGAACCGTGAACCTCTCGTTAAAGCTGTTGCCGTCGCTCCAGTTGTAAAGACTGTTGCCCCAGTTGCCCACTACGCTGCTCCAGTTGCTCACTACGCCGCTCCAGTCGCTCACTACTCAGCCCCTGCTGTGGTCAAGACCGTTGCTCCCGTAGCTCATTATGCTGCCCCAGTGGCTCACTACGCCGCTCCAGCTGCCCATTACACATCCTACGCCGCCCCTGCATACCATCATTAA